GAAGCCCGTTTCAGCTCGAGGCCTCACTCACCGTTGGGGTCATTAGCGCTAAAGGAAGACAGAACCTTCGCATCAACGACCTTGAAGACTTTATCCAGACAGATGCTGCCATCAATCCCGGCAACTCTGGCGGACCTCTTCTAAACCTGAAGAGCGAAGTCATCGGCATTAACACAGCCATCGTCTCTCGCTCGGGCGGCTATATGGGAATCGGCTTTGCCGTTCCAAGCAATATGGCGCGCAACATCATGACTCAGATCATCGACAAGGGGTCTGTAACGCGCGGCTTCCTCGGCGTCTCCCTTCAGCCTGTGGATAAGGATATCGCCGATGCCTTCAATCTTGAAAAAGCAGAAGGCGCGCTCGTCTCAGAGGTCATCAAAGACTCTCCTGCAGATCAGGCTGGCTTAAAACAGGGAGATATCATCCTTGAGTACAATAAGAACTCGATCAAGTCTCTCGGCGGCTTTAGAAATGAGATCTCTCTCATGGCACCAGGCTCTAAGATCGATCTTAAGGTCAATCGCAAAGGAAAGATTTTAAACATTCCAGTCACCCTCGGTTCAGCATCTGATGATAAGCTCTCGACAGGAGGCATCGTTCAGAAGCTCGGCTTAGAGGTAGAGGCTCTCACTCCTGAAAATGCAAAAGAGATCGGCTATCCAAGAGGCGAAGAGGGCGTTGTCATCACCAGGATTAAGCCCGGCTCAATCAGCGCGAGAGCAGGCCTCCGCCCCGGATTCTTGATTCAAGCGATCGACCATAAGAAGATCACAAACGTCTCAGAGTTCAACGAAGCGCTCAACGACCTTAGCAACAAGAAGCGCGTGCTTCTGCTTGTACGCCAAGGCACAGCAACTCGCTTCTACTCGCTTAAACTCGAATAGAGAAGTTAGTGAAATGACTGCCATACCTCTCTTTGAAAGCAGTGTCTCCGCAGGGTTTCCCTGCCCTGCTGAGACCAGCATCGATCAGACACTTGATCTGAACGCACTCCTCGTCACCCACCCTGCTGCCACCTTCTTTGTCCGCGTGCAGGGAAACTCGATGGAGGGGGCGAACATCTTCTCTGGGGATATTCTCATTGTCGACCGCTCGCTTGAAGCCGTCCATGGAAAGGTCGTCGTTGCAATTCTAGGCGGAGAGTTCACCGTCAAACGCCTCCACAAACGCCGTGAAAAGATCTCTCTTGTTGCAGAGCATCCCGACTACAAGCCCATCGAGATCTCCACAGCCAGCGACTTCCAGGTCTGGGGCGTAGTCACCCACGTCATCCACCAGATGCGCTAATGTTCTATCTACTTGTCGACTGCAACCAGTTCTTTGTCGCCTGCGAGCAAGTCTTTAATCCCAATCTGCTTGGAAAGCCAGTCGTTGTACTCTCGAGTAGTGACGGATGCATCCTCGCGCGCTCAAAAGAGGCAAAGGCCCTCGGCATTCCCATGGGAGCACCCGTCTACCAGTGGGCGCAATTCTTCAAAGAGAGAGGCGTGCATACGCGCAGCTGTAACTTCGCCCTCTATGCCGATATGTCTCAACGCGTCATGCAGACTCTGCGCAGCTTTGGAACAGAAATTGAGGAGTACTCGGTCGATGAGGCCTTCCTGCTGGCCCCTGCAGAGGAAGCGCTGGCAATAAAAGAGCGAGTCTTCAAGTGGACAGGCATTCACGTCTCCATCGGCATCGGCACCACTAAAACTCTCGCTAAGGTCGCCAACGACCTAGCTAAAAAACTCCCTTCGGGCATCCTTCAACTCACAGAGCCTGAAACGATCGACTCCCACCTGCGCAAGATCCCTCCTTCCGATATCTGGGGCGTCGGATCGCGCCTAAATACAAAGCTCAAAGAAGAGGGCATCCGCACCGCGCTCCAGCTTAAAAACGCCTCCGATCCTTGGCTGCAGAAGCGCTTCTCTGTCATGCTGCTGCGCACTGCGCTTGAACTCCGCGGTATCCCCGCTCTCTCCCTTGAGGAGATCCCCGAAATACGACAGTCGCTTACCCACGCGCGCTCCTTCTCTCACCGCGTCACAGCACTCAGCGAGCTTGAAGAGGCCCTCTCCTCCTACGTCGCCTCCGCCGCAGAAAAGCTGCGCAGTGAAGAGCTATCCTGCCGCTCCCTCTCCGTCTTCCTCACCACTTCCCCCTTTCTCTCTCCTCCCGACTACTACGCAAATACACTCTCGATCACCCTTCCAGAGCCCACCTCCTACACTCCCCTGCTCATCAGCTCTGCCAAAGAGGCGCTTAAGAAGATCTACCGCGAGGGCTTCCTCTACAAAAAGGTCGGCATCACCTTTGCAGAGATCTCCTCTGCAACTGCCCACCAGTCCGACCTCTTTACACAGGCCACCACACATCCAGAAGTACATGAGAAGAAGAAGCGCGCCATGGCGCTTATCGATCAGGTGAACTCCTCAACCGGAGCCCACCTCCACTTCGCCGCAGAGGGCATCAAGAAAGAGTGGAAGAGACCCGCAGAAAACTGCTCTCCCCGCTACACAACGCGCTGGGACGAGCTACTGACAATTGTTAACTAAAAGACGGGGATATTCTTGCGATTCCAATATTTTGCCTGATATGAAGGAACTCGCCATTTTTAAGAATCGGCTTAACCTGAACATGCTTGCGTTCGTGTTCTTCAATCCATAAATCGTAGTTCTGCTGTAAATTAAGCCAAAGTTGCGGGGTTGTGTCGAGCGCTTCTGCTAATGAAAGCGCAAGAGAAGGAGTAATGCTTGCTGCGCCAGCTCTGATTTTAAATAGAGTATTGCGAGCGATGCCCAACCTATCAGCAAACTTTTGCAAATTTAGTTGCAAGGGTTCGATATAAAGTTTGTCTAAAACTTCTCCCGGATGTGTAGGCTTTCTTCTCTTTGCCATAAATTACATTCTCTCTAGTGGTGGTCTATTAAATTTACGTCGATTGCTTCACCATTTTCAAAGCGAAAAATAATCGTCCAATTACCATTGACATGAACCGAATAGAAGCCTTTAAGACCTCCTTTTAAAAGGTGAAAGTCGGATCCAGGAAAGTTCATGTCTTTAGCCTCCATCGCAGAGTTAAGCAGATCCAAAACAAGTTCGATCTTCTTTGCGTGGGCTGCCTGAATCCCCGCTTTACTTCCAGAATCAAAGAACTTCTTCAACCCTTTATGCTTAAAACTCTTAATCGCCATGAAATTCTCGTTTATATCAATGTAATCAATTAGATTACATTTGTCAACAAAGCCAATATTCTTACAAAGTAGGCCTCTAGAAGGAACTACCCACACTTTCTTTTGACCGAACGAAGAGAGGTCCCTGGACTGCGGCGCTTTTTGCGCCGCTCTGGCTTCTTAAGTTAAGTTTGTTACACAACAAAATGTTGTGACAAGACAACAGAATGTTGTAATCAAATACTCCAGCCGGCAACTACAGCAGCGGCCTGACATTGTTTCTGCGATTAAGAAAAGATGAGCTGGTCACGAGCGAAACAGGAGATTCCAGATCGCACTGAAGAAGTCTAGGATACAGTCGAAGAACTGCACAAAGAGGCTGCGTTCAGGCTCGGGTAAGGGGCCTTGAAGAGGCTGGTTAAAATCAATCCTGACATCTGTACCGTTAAGGCAACGGATTGTAAGAACTCCTCTATTGAACTGAAATTCTGCATGGACCTGCTGTCCTATTAGGATCGCGCGGCGCTCTCCTGTTTCTAAATCGTAAATGCCAAGGCGGGTATCTTCAAGCAGCAAGACCCTATCTCCCAGCGCGAGCATGGTGGACCTGGTCTGTCTTGTTTCATGATAAGCAAGCTCGTTTCCAATATCGATTTCTATAACCTTCAGCGGCTCGCCTGCCATGTTTTCTGGATCGAGCAGCAGCAGCTGATCGCTATCCTCAGTTTCAACTCTTGCACAATTTCCTTTTGATGTCTGAACCACATCGCCAAAGATCTTACCGCGCACAACTCCCTCTGAACGCATCGTCTCAAGATTAAAGATCTCTGTGCGCTTCTCACTCTCAAATGTCCCTGTGACAAGTACTCTTCCGCATCGGCTAGTGATGCGCCCAAAATAGATAGGATCTGTTAGAGGGATATGGAGAAGATCTGGATTGTGATACTGGTACTCTCCATCTCTCGTCACTTCAACAAACCCTTGGCAGACGCTGATTTTAGTGGGAGTTGCAAAAACGATCTTGCCACCCAAAACCGTAAAACCATAACACCCCTCAGGTCCTTTTATCAGGCGGCTCTGAGTATCAGTTAAAGACCAGTGCGCTACATATGGATCGAGCCGAACTCCTATGACTCCTATGTCTCTTTCCTTATTTCCAAACAGATAGAGCTGACCATCTACAATCTGACCTTGATCATACTCTGAAGGTACTCCTCCTGGAAGCCGCAACACCGGAAATAGATCCTTCCATCTGATTGTCTTTGTGATCTCTCTTGTAGAAGAGTCTCTGACACAAAGATTCTCTCCCTCAACGGTAAAAAGAAGATCCCCTCGTCCAGTCATGTAACCTCGCAAGGGAGCCCCTAAAGCGTTTGTCATTGCGGGAAGCGAAGCTGCATGAAAAGATCTCTGAGTTCTCCCAATCCGGTTCAGCGCTTCCAGACAGCTAACCTTCGGATCATCACCGGGAATTACGGAGGGCAGTGTTCTCTGGATAATGATCTTCCATCTATCGGAGTGGGTAAGCTGGGCCCACTTTTTGCAAGTTGCAGCAATTCGAGCCAGCTCTTCCAATCCGGCTATATTGTTCTCTCCACTTCCTTGAAAGCAGGAGAAAATGTGAATCAAACAGTCATCGGGCAGCCCTACTATCGAAGGAGAGCAAGCAGACTGTGCATCTAGCGACATGCTAGAGACTGCTCTTGTACTCATGACAGCTCCTCCATCCCCAGGCA
Above is a genomic segment from Chlamydiales bacterium containing:
- a CDS encoding DegQ family serine endoprotease; the encoded protein is MKHYLIASTLLLSISSFAAPAPKPAAADTMPKECCSAEQTSKAFTMVAKKAMPAVVFVKIQSNVQEEAGPGENYQQNPFDYYGDDFFNRFFGFSPKGQGRAPQPQMSQGSGFIVTADGYIMTNAHVVKGADKISVVLNDGRELDATLVGSDPHTDIAIIKVDDKNLPFIVLGNSDLMDIGEWVIAIGSPFQLEASLTVGVISAKGRQNLRINDLEDFIQTDAAINPGNSGGPLLNLKSEVIGINTAIVSRSGGYMGIGFAVPSNMARNIMTQIIDKGSVTRGFLGVSLQPVDKDIADAFNLEKAEGALVSEVIKDSPADQAGLKQGDIILEYNKNSIKSLGGFRNEISLMAPGSKIDLKVNRKGKILNIPVTLGSASDDKLSTGGIVQKLGLEVEALTPENAKEIGYPRGEEGVVITRIKPGSISARAGLRPGFLIQAIDHKKITNVSEFNEALNDLSNKKRVLLLVRQGTATRFYSLKLE
- the umuD gene encoding translesion error-prone DNA polymerase V autoproteolytic subunit — its product is MTAIPLFESSVSAGFPCPAETSIDQTLDLNALLVTHPAATFFVRVQGNSMEGANIFSGDILIVDRSLEAVHGKVVVAILGGEFTVKRLHKRREKISLVAEHPDYKPIEISTASDFQVWGVVTHVIHQMR
- a CDS encoding Y-family DNA polymerase, with amino-acid sequence MFYLLVDCNQFFVACEQVFNPNLLGKPVVVLSSSDGCILARSKEAKALGIPMGAPVYQWAQFFKERGVHTRSCNFALYADMSQRVMQTLRSFGTEIEEYSVDEAFLLAPAEEALAIKERVFKWTGIHVSIGIGTTKTLAKVANDLAKKLPSGILQLTEPETIDSHLRKIPPSDIWGVGSRLNTKLKEEGIRTALQLKNASDPWLQKRFSVMLLRTALELRGIPALSLEEIPEIRQSLTHARSFSHRVTALSELEEALSSYVASAAEKLRSEELSCRSLSVFLTTSPFLSPPDYYANTLSITLPEPTSYTPLLISSAKEALKKIYREGFLYKKVGITFAEISSATAHQSDLFTQATTHPEVHEKKKRAMALIDQVNSSTGAHLHFAAEGIKKEWKRPAENCSPRYTTRWDELLTIVN
- a CDS encoding HigA family addiction module antidote protein, whose amino-acid sequence is MAKRRKPTHPGEVLDKLYIEPLQLNLQKFADRLGIARNTLFKIRAGAASITPSLALSLAEALDTTPQLWLNLQQNYDLWIEEHERKHVQVKPILKNGEFLHIRQNIGIARISPSFS
- a CDS encoding type II toxin-antitoxin system RelE/ParE family toxin; the protein is MAIKSFKHKGLKKFFDSGSKAGIQAAHAKKIELVLDLLNSAMEAKDMNFPGSDFHLLKGGLKGFYSVHVNGNWTIIFRFENGEAIDVNLIDHH
- a CDS encoding F-box protein, translated to MSTRAVSSMSLDAQSACSPSIVGLPDDCLIHIFSCFQGSGENNIAGLEELARIAATCKKWAQLTHSDRWKIIIQRTLPSVIPGDDPKVSCLEALNRIGRTQRSFHAASLPAMTNALGAPLRGYMTGRGDLLFTVEGENLCVRDSSTREITKTIRWKDLFPVLRLPGGVPSEYDQGQIVDGQLYLFGNKERDIGVIGVRLDPYVAHWSLTDTQSRLIKGPEGCYGFTVLGGKIVFATPTKISVCQGFVEVTRDGEYQYHNPDLLHIPLTDPIYFGRITSRCGRVLVTGTFESEKRTEIFNLETMRSEGVVRGKIFGDVVQTSKGNCARVETEDSDQLLLLDPENMAGEPLKVIEIDIGNELAYHETRQTRSTMLALGDRVLLLEDTRLGIYDLETGERRAILIGQQVHAEFQFNRGVLTIRCLNGTDVRIDFNQPLQGPLPEPERSLFVQFFDCILDFFSAIWNLLFRS